In Nonomuraea muscovyensis, one genomic interval encodes:
- a CDS encoding carbohydrate ABC transporter permease — MTNTPTLARGGGDTSAPRRRRGSRRPGRGSGLPPWALPYLLLVPGIVVIAGLLLYPMIQMFVMSFQKINLRVIRGVAEPEWVGLDNYTQLFGNDIFWSSLRNTLVFAAVTVSLTLALGTAVGVLLHRLGRGMSTFVIVGIMCAWAVPPVAQGTIWRWLFDAEAGIINWALNLLPDGLSTLLFGRADWTGEPWLNDAWSVYLVLVLTVVWASFPFVAVSVLAGLKGIPAELYEAARVDGSTAWRTFRKITFPLLKPVFAVLTILSIIWDFKVFSQLYVLLNGPTNRDAFNLSLFSFAEAFKAPPKMGTGAAIAVVLTVILLLVTAVYTRQMVKQEDLT; from the coding sequence ATGACGAACACCCCAACGCTGGCCAGGGGCGGAGGCGACACCTCCGCCCCCCGGCGGCGCCGTGGCTCCCGCCGGCCCGGCCGGGGCAGCGGACTGCCGCCCTGGGCTCTGCCCTACCTGCTGCTCGTGCCGGGGATCGTGGTCATCGCGGGCCTGCTGCTCTACCCGATGATCCAGATGTTCGTGATGTCGTTCCAGAAGATCAACCTCCGGGTGATCCGCGGCGTCGCGGAGCCGGAGTGGGTGGGGCTGGACAACTACACCCAGCTGTTCGGCAACGACATCTTCTGGTCCTCGCTGCGCAACACGCTCGTCTTCGCCGCCGTCACCGTGTCGCTCACGCTCGCGCTCGGCACCGCGGTCGGCGTGCTGCTGCACCGGCTCGGCAGGGGCATGTCCACCTTCGTGATCGTCGGGATCATGTGCGCGTGGGCCGTCCCGCCGGTGGCGCAGGGCACGATCTGGCGCTGGCTCTTCGACGCCGAGGCCGGCATCATCAACTGGGCGCTCAACCTACTGCCCGACGGGCTGTCCACGCTGCTCTTCGGCCGGGCCGACTGGACGGGCGAGCCGTGGCTCAACGACGCCTGGTCGGTCTACCTGGTGCTCGTGCTCACGGTGGTCTGGGCGTCGTTCCCGTTCGTCGCGGTGTCGGTGCTCGCGGGCCTGAAGGGCATTCCGGCCGAGCTGTACGAGGCGGCGCGGGTGGACGGCTCGACCGCCTGGCGCACGTTCCGGAAGATCACCTTCCCGCTGCTCAAGCCGGTCTTCGCCGTGCTGACCATCCTGTCGATCATCTGGGACTTCAAGGTGTTCAGCCAGCTCTACGTGCTCCTCAACGGGCCGACCAACCGCGACGCGTTCAACCTGTCGCTCTTCTCCTTCGCCGAGGCGTTCAAGGCGCCGCCCAAGATGGGGACGGGCGCGGCGATCGCGGTGGTGCTGACGGTCATCCTGCTCCTCGTCACCGCCGTCTACACCCGCCAGATGGTCAAGCAGGAGGACCTCACATGA
- a CDS encoding glycoside hydrolase family 3 protein translates to MSHSDRGLRRLAAGTLLVAFDGTSTPDWVLRMLADGLGGVTLFGFNVGEPAALGGLTAALRAAGDPVISLDEEGGDVTRLAYHVGSPYPGNAALGAVDDTGLTRRVYRAIGSELAACGVTLDMAPDADVNTAADNPVIGTRAFGDDPALVARHTMAAVEGLQSTGVAACVKHFPGHGATTVDSHLAVPVVDVPLEVLRARELVPFEAAITAGTKSIMTAHVAVPVLTGDRPATLSPAAITGLLRDDLGYNGVVISDALDMQAITDGVGLAGGAVLSLAAGSDLLCLGPKPGPDDVERIIAGIVAAVRDGRLAASRLEEAAARKHALRVWSDSRASVPAEPATVGLDAARRAVRLDGAPGPLKDPLVVEVDTPPTIAVGDVPWGVAPWLPQAEVVRVRPAEVSSAELLGRSAERSLLVVVKDAHRYADSRALVSELVAARPDAIVIEMGLPVWRPGGAAYIATYGAARANAQAAMELLTDGAAQVRS, encoded by the coding sequence ATGAGTCACAGCGATCGGGGGCTGCGGCGTCTCGCGGCCGGCACGCTGCTCGTCGCCTTCGACGGGACGAGCACGCCGGACTGGGTGCTGAGAATGCTGGCCGACGGCCTCGGCGGCGTCACGCTCTTCGGCTTCAACGTCGGCGAGCCGGCCGCCCTGGGCGGGCTGACCGCGGCGCTGCGGGCGGCCGGCGACCCCGTCATCTCCCTGGACGAGGAGGGCGGCGACGTCACCCGGCTAGCCTACCACGTGGGCAGCCCCTATCCGGGCAACGCCGCCCTCGGCGCCGTGGACGACACCGGCCTGACCCGCCGCGTCTACCGGGCGATCGGGTCGGAGCTGGCCGCCTGCGGCGTCACCCTGGACATGGCGCCGGACGCCGACGTCAACACCGCCGCGGACAACCCCGTGATCGGCACCCGGGCGTTCGGCGACGACCCGGCCCTGGTCGCCCGGCACACGATGGCCGCGGTCGAGGGGCTGCAGTCGACGGGCGTGGCGGCCTGCGTCAAGCACTTCCCCGGGCACGGCGCCACCACGGTCGACTCCCACCTGGCCGTCCCCGTCGTGGACGTGCCGCTGGAGGTGCTGCGGGCGCGGGAGCTCGTGCCGTTCGAGGCGGCCATCACCGCCGGGACGAAGTCGATCATGACGGCGCACGTGGCGGTTCCGGTGCTGACCGGCGACCGTCCGGCCACGCTCTCCCCCGCCGCGATCACCGGGCTGCTGCGCGACGACCTCGGCTACAACGGGGTGGTGATCTCCGACGCGCTCGACATGCAGGCCATCACCGACGGTGTCGGCCTGGCGGGCGGCGCCGTGCTGTCGCTGGCGGCCGGGTCCGACCTGCTGTGCCTGGGGCCGAAGCCCGGCCCGGACGACGTCGAGCGGATCATCGCCGGGATCGTGGCCGCGGTGCGCGACGGCAGGCTGGCGGCCTCCCGCCTGGAGGAGGCCGCGGCCCGGAAGCACGCTCTGCGCGTGTGGTCGGACTCGCGGGCGAGCGTGCCCGCCGAGCCGGCGACGGTCGGCCTGGACGCCGCCCGGCGCGCGGTCCGGCTGGACGGGGCGCCGGGCCCGCTGAAGGACCCGCTGGTCGTCGAGGTGGACACGCCGCCCACGATCGCGGTCGGCGACGTGCCGTGGGGGGTCGCGCCGTGGCTGCCGCAGGCGGAGGTCGTCCGGGTCCGGCCGGCGGAGGTGAGCTCCGCCGAGCTGCTGGGCCGGTCCGCCGAGCGTTCGCTGCTGGTGGTGGTCAAGGACGCGCACCGCTACGCCGACAGCCGGGCGCTCGTCTCGGAGCTGGTCGCCGCCCGGCCGGACGCCATCGTCATCGAGATGGGCCTGCCGGTCTGGCGGCCGGGCGGCGCGGCCTACATCGCCACCTACGGCGCGGCCCGGGCCAACGCCCAGGCCGCGATGGAGCTCCTGACCGACGGGGCGGCGCAGGTCAGGAGCTGA
- a CDS encoding ROK family transcriptional regulator, with amino-acid sequence MERRPGVPRLLREINDRAALELLLSTGPMTRGQIGDLTGLSKVTASQTLARLEERGLVQVVGTQAGGRGPSAALYSVVPSSAYVAGLEVGPGLVSAAIADINGRTVAEVTFDPNGHDDLVPVIHAAIMKACRSAKLSVARLRGVVIGTPGVVDPRTGDVRYAFDLPGWHEGSHEALAGDLKREVTIENDVNLAAVAERADGAAKGLDDFVLLWASRGLGLAVMLGGKLHRGRSGSAGEIGYLAVPGVPLPEEIRTAPGRLPSLAGGLQSLVSAEAVTELARGHGFGAATAGECVQLAVAAGERGEPMLDELAQRLALGVAAVCVILDPGLVVLGGEVGHAGGRALTSRVEEAVARISPVRPEVATSTVEGNPVLRGAVLAALHEAREELFSS; translated from the coding sequence GACCGGGCCGCCCTGGAGCTGCTGCTCTCCACCGGCCCGATGACGCGCGGCCAGATCGGCGACCTGACGGGGCTGTCCAAGGTCACCGCCTCCCAGACGCTCGCCCGGTTGGAGGAGCGCGGGCTGGTCCAGGTGGTCGGCACGCAGGCGGGCGGGCGCGGTCCCAGCGCCGCCCTCTACTCGGTCGTCCCGTCCAGCGCCTACGTGGCGGGGCTGGAGGTGGGGCCCGGGCTGGTCTCGGCGGCGATCGCCGACATCAACGGGCGCACGGTGGCGGAGGTGACGTTCGACCCCAACGGCCACGACGACCTCGTCCCCGTCATCCACGCCGCGATCATGAAGGCGTGCCGCAGCGCCAAGCTCAGCGTCGCCAGGCTGCGCGGCGTGGTGATCGGCACGCCCGGCGTGGTCGACCCCCGCACCGGTGACGTCCGCTACGCCTTCGACCTGCCCGGCTGGCACGAGGGCAGCCACGAGGCGCTGGCCGGTGACCTCAAGCGCGAGGTGACCATCGAGAACGACGTCAACCTGGCCGCCGTCGCCGAGCGGGCCGACGGGGCCGCCAAGGGCCTCGACGACTTCGTGCTGCTGTGGGCCAGCCGCGGCCTCGGCCTCGCGGTCATGCTCGGCGGCAAGCTGCACCGCGGGCGGTCCGGCAGCGCGGGGGAGATCGGCTACCTGGCGGTGCCGGGCGTGCCGCTGCCCGAGGAGATCCGCACCGCGCCCGGCCGCCTGCCCTCCCTGGCGGGCGGCCTGCAGTCGCTGGTCAGCGCCGAGGCCGTGACCGAGCTCGCCCGCGGCCACGGCTTCGGCGCCGCCACCGCGGGGGAGTGCGTGCAGCTCGCCGTCGCCGCCGGCGAGCGGGGTGAGCCGATGCTCGACGAGCTGGCCCAGCGGCTGGCCCTGGGCGTGGCGGCGGTGTGCGTGATCCTCGACCCCGGCCTCGTCGTGCTCGGCGGCGAGGTGGGCCACGCGGGCGGTCGGGCGCTCACCTCCCGGGTGGAGGAGGCCGTGGCCCGCATCTCCCCGGTGCGGCCCGAGGTGGCCACCAGCACCGTGGAGGGCAACCCGGTGCTCCGCGGCGCCGTGCTGGCCGCCCTCCACGAGGCGCGGGAGGAGCTCTTCAGCTCCTGA
- a CDS encoding carbohydrate ABC transporter permease: MTPLARKRFTRIALNSAGVLVFLFAIFPVYWMVSTSFKANDQIFTTDFIPFPTHFTFEHVSQVLTEGVAGNSIWVYMRNSAVVALGTVLVGSLFALLAATAVARFRFKGRTSFLITLLVVQMIPCEALLIPLFLNVRRLGLYDQLLGLIVIQVGLTLPFGIWMLRTFVAAVPKSLEEAAWIDGASRFTTFWKVLFPLVAPGLVATSIFSFITAWNDLIFALVLMKDTAGYTMPVALQFFFGQRGTDWGAIMATSTLMTLPVIAFFLVVQRRMVSGLVAGAVKG, translated from the coding sequence ATGACCCCCCTGGCCCGCAAGCGGTTCACCAGGATCGCGCTGAACTCGGCCGGTGTGCTGGTCTTCCTGTTCGCGATCTTCCCGGTCTACTGGATGGTCTCGACCTCGTTCAAGGCCAACGACCAGATCTTCACCACGGACTTCATCCCGTTCCCCACCCACTTCACCTTCGAGCACGTCTCCCAGGTGCTCACCGAGGGCGTGGCGGGCAACTCCATCTGGGTCTACATGCGCAACAGCGCCGTCGTGGCACTCGGCACCGTGCTCGTCGGGTCGCTGTTCGCGCTGCTGGCGGCGACGGCGGTGGCGCGCTTCCGGTTCAAGGGGCGCACCAGCTTCCTGATCACGCTGCTGGTCGTGCAGATGATCCCCTGCGAGGCGCTGCTGATCCCGCTGTTCCTGAACGTCCGGCGGCTCGGCCTGTACGACCAGTTGCTCGGCCTCATCGTGATCCAGGTCGGCCTCACCCTGCCGTTCGGCATCTGGATGCTGCGCACGTTCGTCGCCGCGGTGCCCAAGTCGCTGGAGGAGGCCGCCTGGATAGACGGGGCGAGCCGGTTCACCACGTTCTGGAAGGTGCTCTTCCCGCTGGTTGCGCCCGGCCTGGTGGCGACGAGCATCTTCTCGTTCATCACCGCCTGGAACGATCTGATCTTCGCCCTGGTGCTGATGAAGGACACCGCCGGCTACACCATGCCGGTGGCGTTGCAGTTCTTCTTCGGTCAGCGCGGCACCGACTGGGGCGCCATCATGGCCACCTCGACGCTGATGACGCTGCCGGTCATCGCGTTCTTCCTGGTGGTGCAGCGCCGCATGGTCTCCGGCCTGGTGGCCGGGGCCGTCAAGGGCTGA